The DNA region CCGCTCATCCAACTGAAACATACCCAGTTGAAGTTGCTCAAGCTGTTTTCAACTACGGTGATTTCACCACTATGTTAACTGGTATCGAACCTGCCCAAGTTACCAGAATGATTACTGGTGTCCCATGGTACTCCACCAGATTGAGACCTGCTATCTCCAAGGCCCTCTCCAAGGACGGTATCTACACCGCCGTCCCAACCAAGAAATGAGTACATTGGTCCTAAGATAGAATCCTATAAACAAATTTAAAAACGTTTACAAAgctaaaaaaacaaaaacaacaaaacaaaattgatGGTTCAATGTCATCACTTGTCcacattttgaaaaaaacataataaTACGAGGTTGATGGTATAAATAGCTAGATGcgtatatatttatatatgtatattattaatattataaatttcttattatcaactatcttttttctttatagtTAGCCGCCTACCTGCCCAAATATCGCCTTTCACGAAATAGAAAACGcgttaaagaaaaaaaagtatcaCTGTTAacgacaaaaagaaaacgcGTCCGAGAATGAATTTACCCTCCttgaaacttttctttttgccgacaaaaaaactgaaaggaaaatgaaatttcgCGATCAGAACACAGCatacagaaaagaaagtatatatataacgCTGCCAAGcttatttttgtttatattgAGTTTTGaggtttcttttcagcaatCGGAACATACAAAGCAAAGAAACTCAAAGCGCCTTCCACAACAGTACCTTCTGCCCGAATGTCTGATTTGAAAACTGGTCATGCTGGCCATAACCCATTGGCTTCAGTAGCTAATTCCGGCCCAATCTCCATTTTATCCTATTGTGGTTCGTCCATTTTGATGACCGTCACTAACAAATTCGTGGTCAACTTAAAAGACTTCAACCTGAACTTTGTTATGTTGTTTGTGCAATCTTTGGTTTGCACGTTGACCTTGATGATCCTACGTGTATTAGGGTATGCCAAGTTCCGTTCATTCAACAAAACAGACGCTAAAAATTGGCTTCCTATCTCCTTTTTGTTGGTCTTGATGATCTACACTTCCTCTAAGGCTTTGCAATACTTGGCCGTCCCCATTTACACcattttcaagaatttgACTATTATCTTGATTGCTTACGGTGAAGtcttattttttggtgGCTCCGTCACCTCAATGGAATTATCCtcatttttgttgatgGTTTTATCATCCATTGTCGCTACCTGGGGTGACCAACAAGCTGTGGCTGCCAAGGCTGCTTCATTGACTGATGGAACTCTTGGTGCTGTTGCCGCTTTCAACCCGGGTTATTTCTGGATGTTCACCAATTGTATCTCTTCTGCATTATTTGTTCTTATAATGAGAAAGAGAATTAAATTGACCAACTTCAAAGATTTCGACACCATGTTTTATAACAACGTCTTGGCTTTACCCATCCTACTATTATTTTCGTTCTGTGTGGAAGATTGGTCTTCTGCTAATTTGACCAACAGTCTAACTAACGAATCGGTAACTGCGATGATCATCAGTGGTGTAGCCTCCGTCGGGATCTCTTACTGTTCTGGTTGGTGTGTTCGTGTGACTTCATCCACTACCTACTCTATGGTCGGTGCTTTGAACAAGTTGCCAATTGCTTTATCTggtttgattttctttgatgcTCCAAGAAATTTCCTATCCATTTTCTCCATCTTCCTAGGTTTCTTATCAGGTATTATTTATGCTGTTgctaaacaaaagaaacaacaaGCCCAACCATTACGTAAATGAGGAATGTAAAAGCGGGGAGCCTTTCCTTGTTCTaatttatttcattttataGAGGCATATTGATGCTCAAAGAATCTATATAAgtatatttgaaattgatatATCTTAAAATAGGTCGGGTACAACATCCGGTAACTCCAATATATTCTTAATGACTATGGCGCCTTCTGGTGTTTGTCCTAGAATTTCATtaacttcattttccacTAAATGTACGCATTGTTTCATTCCCAATTTAATGCCGGTCTCGATGTTTTTCCCACTATCATCGATAAACCAAGAATTCTCGTAATTCGTCAACCCACTTTCTTTCATGGCCTTTTCAAACGCCTTAATATGGGGCTTACAGACTAACGTATCCGTCCTAGAATAATCACAATATGTTAATCCGTCAAATAGATCCGCTATACCCAGTAATCTCACACATCTTAGAGCATGGTTTTTATATGCATTGGTGAAAAGCCACATTTTATCAATTTTGCCGGATTGCCTTAACCTCAATAACATGTTTCTCAAAGGTATGTCAGGttccaaaatatcttgTAAGGGTAAAGAATCGTCCACAAGACGGTTGTATTCCAGTGCGTTCACTTTATGGAACATCACAAGTCCTCTGATGGCAAGACCGTATTGCTTGTAGTAGGTGTTGTTCAATACTTGAGCGTCTTCAGGGGCTAGCTTCAAATGTGTTTGGAAGAATCTCACTATAGACTGTTGCATGAGATCATGGATTCTGGTAGATGATTTATAAAGGCAGTtatcaatatcaaagaaaaacaccTTTGAGTCCGGGTCTTGCAATGTGGCAGAATTGTCTTGGTCAACGGAGAATGTTGCTTTTGAACCCGGATGGGTTAAAGAATCGAGATGTGCCTTATTTTTGGCAATTTGTTCGTTCACTTCATTTTGGTACGTGGCCAAATCTGAATTAGTATATTCAACAGTCATATATCTTATTTACGTCTAAGGCTCTCGCgatagaaaagaaagaaccaatttagaagaaaatatactaTGGACATGACTGTTTGCTTGTAAATGtacacatacatatataaactATTATATCATAATCATTTATCATTACCACTAATAGTTTTACGAGGCGGGTACCCTTCCTCGTGCCATTATCGCGTTAATTGATTAATTTGGCCAGTGACTAATCGTAGGAGGTTTTGGTTGTTGTAGTGAGTCATAAAATCATCCACAATAGTTGCTGGTCTGGCTAACGACGACGACGGTAAAGAGGCCTCGATTTGTGTTTTAAAATCTTGTAGCTGGGTAATTAGTTTCGTTCTCAGCTCTACCAATGTTTCCTGCGGACATTTATACGTTTCTAGATTTTGCAGAATTTCAATTGTAGGCTGCACAGTTTCGTAAATCTCCAATGTCTCGTCATTAGTTAGGCCCTTTGAGTAAGATATTGCTGTTTCGATGTATTGTTTCAGCGTAGCCTCATCAAGCGCAGATTCAATGTTATCATCATGGTCTTTATTGTCATCGTGAAATATATCCAGTCTACGGTAAGAATCCGATTCCTTGAACTTAGCTATTAGGGTAGACAGCGTACCTAAATGCGTATTGATCTCCTTCACCGTTCTGCGAATTAGATGATCTTTAAAGATGGATGAATTTACAAATCCTGTGACAATTGGATCGTTATTCTGTTCATTGGAATAGTAATACTGATGTTTCTTATTCTTAGCCCCGGAATTCAACAAAGCTTGGACATTTTCGTTAAATAGAGTTTCAAATAATGACTCGTTGAATGCAGAGAGTATGTCGGCATCCCACTTTGAAGTGAAGTCGGTGTTTAGTAGATTATAAAGTTTTACCCACTGTAATAGAGTAAAATTCAATGTCTCCATAGAGTCCACCAAGAATTTTTGTAACTGGTAGCATTTGTTCTTGATCAAAGTTTCAAATGTAGCGGGAACTGATGTTAGGGATAATTCATGAAAATTCAACAATAAATCGTCGAATATGCGAGAAGGTGTGGTGGAGGTAGAGATACGGTTGCAAAAATTGCTAATTGAAATGGTCCAATTTGAAATTACCAGTATGTTTTGAGGTACAATGGAGGCTGTATCTTCGGTACCAACAGGCGTTATATGAGTTGTGGTCTGATGGTGCGGTAGTGGAGGtaatttgttcaattgaAATTTCTCATCATTGAAGCACAGAGACTTGAAATCTTGGTCGATCGACTTCAAGTCAAGGGATAAGTCATTGACAGCATCGGTCAAGTTTAAAATTTTGTTGTAGTTCTTTAATAAATTCTTctggaaaatttcatttGTTTTAACTAAATCGCTTTGTAACTCCAGCTGGTAATCCTTAATCTGCGCAATATGACAGTCACGAAACAACGGTACTACTTCGTCCATTTCCTGTATTCCTGCGGCTGGTCCCGTCTCCCCTTTACTTCGGCAAGATGAGCTGTACGTGTGTCTTATTTACTATTCACTACTgttgtcatttttctttttcagcATAATGATAAACAATACtgagaaaatgaaaaaaaaaaacagctcAAAAAACCGTTTTGGATAACCAGATCCAAAACGAACATACGCATTTCGTACAACCGGTATATAGGTATATATTGAGTGAAATATGcatcatttctttattaaaaaaaaaaaaaaaaagaaaaagaaaaaagaatcaaaaaaagtcCCTACAAGAGATTATCATAAGAAGCTTGGTTTGGGCAAGCTTTTGGCTTCCCTTGGGCCGTTGGTGGCAAAAGTGGAGCCGGCATATGAGTGGCTGAATTTCTTTGCACTGCCGCTGCAATTCATTGGTATTATCCCCTGAGGGCGATGCGGGGTTTGGATTGGGTTCAGAAGCatgttcttcaaattctggCTGAGCAAACGGGTCTCGTCCCCGTTGTTCTGTCGTGGACCATCAGTGTTGTACTGTCTGTTCTTCTTACCAAGAGAAGAGGTTGAAGAAGGtgaggaagaggaagaggaagaggaagaggaggaggaggaagaggaagaggaagggAAGGAGGATGTGTGTTTCTTCGGGCGAGATGACGGCTTCTTGTTGGAAGAATGGCCGAAGTTGGGCTTTTCACCGTTGGGTAGGGTCTGAGGAGGAGGTATATCTGTAGGGAAACTGTTATTGTTGATGTTCTTAGCAGTATTTTCACCCGCACGACTCTTTCTGGATTTATGTTTGATAAGATTGTTTGTCTTGTTTTTGCCAGCCGATGGCAACAGCCTGGAGCTGTTGAAATACATGGTATCCGTCGACATCTCTTAACGTATTTTTGTGCGAGTAGTCTGAGTATGCTGAGTGCAGTAGTCTTGTTTTGTGCTgaaccttcttcttttgacaGTGTATGTTTTAATCCATGTCTGCTCTGTTCTTGATGATCGTTGTTTCTTCCCCCCCGATACACATTGTCATTACGCACGAGTGAGGGTAGTTGCTCACAGTACTACAGTAATAGAGATGGCTAGATAATAACTATGTGGTTATATAAGTTATACAACAGTCAAGGGGTCATGGTCGTGCTCGCTGACGACCACATTGTGGCCGTCATCCTGCAGCAATCCCTGCATGACGTCTTGTAGGAATCCACGCTCAGTGTTGGAGTGGTTGCAGACAATAACGGTTTTGCccatttctttcaacttCAGCACTTCGTGGTGAGACATCTCACCTGTGTAGTAGAGATCCACGTCCTCCCTCAGTTCCTTGAACACACCAGAACCGCTCCCGGCGCAAACGGCAGCTTTCTTGATCATAATACGGCCCCATGCGGAGGGCGTGGCAGCAGATGCCACTTGTACGTAAGGAATCCGCAAGGCACGTTTGACATTCTCGATGACCTGCTTCAACGAAACATCTTTATTGAACTCTACGAATCTACCGTAGCCGACCAAGTCGTCGTTTTCGCCGCTTACGGTTTCCAAGGCATAAGACTTGGAGACGTCCTCTCCGCCGTTTAGACCCTTGACTAACCAGTCATTAACACCACCACGGGCTGCATCGACAGCGGTGTGAGGACAGTATACGGATATACCGTTTTGAATCAGCTTGATGGCAGTTTCGTGCTGTGGATTTGTAAGTGGGTTCAGCCTGTTCCAACTGGGGAAAATGAAGGGGTGATAGGCAATGATCACGTTGCAGTCAGTATCCATAGCTTCTTGGGCCACTGACTTGGTAAGGTCCACAGTCAGGAGGATCTTCGCCTTGGAGTTTGCATTGGCACCGGTGGCTTGTGCAGTAGAACAGTCGATGAGAAGACCGGTGTTATCCCAGCTCTTGTCTGCGTACTTTTGAGGATAGAACTTGGTGATGCTACGCACGACCTTATCCAATTGGGCTCTAGTAATGGCTCTGCTCATTGTGGTTTGGTTACTTTTATGACTCTTCTTTTAACAGTGTGGTGAAATAGCTTTTTCGGTGTTTATATGTAATAATTAAACTCTTGAAAAGACGAAATGATTGACAAATTTGCAAAACCGCACTCGTTAATATAGCAGAACAAGAAAGCAAAACGCGCTAATTGTACTATACCATGTCCGTTACTGAACAGGGGCTCCGTGAGAGGATCGAGTCAGCCATACCTGGAGTCTACCACATCATCGTGACGGATCTTTCGTACGGTTGTGGTCAATCGTTTGATATTGTGGTGGtcagcaatttcttcctAGGGAAGAACAAGCTAATGAGAAGCCGTGCGGTGAACAAGGCTGTTGAAGAGGAGCTGCAGCAGATCCATGCGTTTAGCTGCAAGTGCTACACGGAGGACGAATGGTCCAAGATCGTCGTTTGAAAGCGACTGAGCAAACTGTTCTAGCATGAAGTTTCTTTACGTTATTTACATAGGAGGTTATGTATTGTTGCTGTTATGTACTTGCGTATGTACTTTGTTTTAATCATATGGCGGGGGACTTTCCTCCATGCCCCATTTCGAGTTATTTCGCGAATCTTGCGAATTCAACCCTACGAAGTAAAatggcttcttcttcttacatggttcttttttggtgtCGGAACTCAGCGATATCTTTTCTGGTATGACATACTTATCCCTTATCGATACTGTGGTTTTAAAGTATGGCGGAACTTGTTCTGCAACCACGGGTACCGGCGTTGAAGCTGGAGTGGGGGTTACTGTTTCGATGGTGGCCGTACTGTCGCCGACATCTCGGTCTTCTTGTGTCAATGGTTGTGGGTTTGGRGGCGACCGCGTCTTCTTGCACTtgatctttcttcttcttggtttgGTGTTGTCGTCGTTGCTGTTGCTCCGGTCAAAAAGTCGGGACTGGATCTTTGTTATCGTGGGCAAGTCATACTTGCCAGAATCTAGAACGGTCTTGGGTAGTAGATTGTGGGCACAGTAAAACGGCTTCACCAACTGTTTGGGCGACACATTCGATGCCTGGGgcgatgacgacgatggCGAAGAGTAGTAGTTGTTTAGTGATGGCATCCTTGATATGAAGCGGTACAAGTTTTGTCTTTCCAGACACCCGGGTATGGCAGAAAGAGAATTCATCACCGTGGAATGCAGCGACAGAGTAGACCGTGACGAAACAATGCTAGAAAGACGTAGCATGTTTATTGGAGAGAGCTCTTGGAAATCCGACCCGTCCAAGATCACGCGCCTCGACATCGTGGTCTGCTGGTGATGGTGGTCCTTCTTACTGGGGACGGTGTTGGTCCCCTCGCCGTGACTGGTGAACCAATTCTGCGACGTATTAAAGATCAAGGAGGGCAGGACGTCCTTGAACACCACGTGCATGGACTCCTTAAGCCTTCTCTCTATAGTACTTTGCAGAATTTTGATCGAGCAGTCAAACTTGAAATCCAGGTCCACATCGTTGAACGAGATCCCGATGCCAGGGTTCTTGACAAAAATATTCGTGATGGCCTCCAGTTCGATGGCGCTGAACGTCATCGTTATAGGGATTGTGAACGACCCATTGTTGATCAGCCGCGGCGTGGTAAAGCTGGGAGTGTCCTGCTCGTTGATGAGCAAAAGATTCGACTCTATAACCGTCTGTATCTGCAACATTGCGTCTTTGCATGAGATTTTGCAGATTCCCTTGGCCAGTGACCGGGGCTGCGTAATGATGTCCAGGTCGAGAATCTCGAGCTGTGGTGTTGTGGGGAAGTTCACCTTCTGCACCGTTATCCcgcttttcaaaatatccagcttcttctttgatggCGAGTTCAACGCTGTAGAAAGTTTCTCCTGTATTCGTTCGTTGAACGAGTTGTCGCCGAAGACCTCTTCGTTAAACCTGAATGACATGATGGCACTGTAGTTGCCTGCTTCTGATTGCTGTTGCTATTTGTATTTGATCAAGCCCCTTCTAACTCAACATGACTCTTCTAATTGGTCTACTATTCTGTTATTGCTTTTAAAGTCACTATTTAAGACCTAGCGAGTTCCTCTTATGACCTaaagtttaaaaaaagCCCTAATAACATTATATAAAAACAGTTACCTTGACCTAGctgaaaatcaaaaaaaccCTAAAAGTGgcgttttattttttcccctttgGTAGCcgtgtttttatttttattttttgatttgtttattatacGTGAATTATATGCACAGAGTTTAGTGAACTGTTGATGTAGTGTATTGCCGAATATAGACAGAAGGAGTATAGATTTGTGTGGTAGTTCGAGTTTTAGTTGTTCGGTACAGTGCCCTGACCCCACAGTAaacttcattttttagTAAGCGCGTCGCAGATTGCTGCAGCTTAAAGTCTAGATCAGCACCTCGAActtgttgattttctttgtttacGTTAACGATTTTCATATTCCTTATTGTAATCGTTCGGTTACAGttcatttgcattttttttcttctcacATTTAGTTCTTTCCATCAGTTGTGTTCAATTGGCACATTTTAAAATGGACGCGCCTGAAACAAGACAGTCTTCTATAGTGGTGGCCATACGAGTGAGGCCCTTCACTTCTACAGAAAAGACTAGGCTGGTTAACGATGCTGCTGGCACAGAGGCCTGTTTCCCCGGATTGGGTGATTCGTCGTTGATTCTGCCCATGAGCGCCAATTCCGATTCCGATATAGACATAGACGTTGATGAGGGCTCTACGAGGAGTAGGAGAAACAGCTCTCTGAGAAGGAAGGTCATTAGACCGGAGGGCATACGTAAGATTGTGGACTGTGTGGACGATCGGATGCTTATATTTGATCCGGCCGACAGAAATCCTCTGAATAAAGTGAGCGACCAGATCTTGAACTCGATGCGTTCAAGAGCCACGAAGCCCACCGCTTCTTCCAGcatcaacagcaacagcaacgCTACGAACAAATTTGCCTCGCAACGCCGAAGACATGGAGGTGAAATCAAGTTCGTGTTTGATAAACTATTCGATGAGAATTCTTCACAGACGCGAGTCTACAAAGAGACAACCAGTCCGCTTTTGGACTCTGTACTGGACGGATACAACAGTACTGTGTTTGCTTACGGTGCCACAGGCTGTGGTAAGACTTACACCGTAAGTGGCACCCCATCACAGCCGGGGATCATCTTCCTGGCTATGGAGGAAttattcaataaaattgACGACTTGaaagacgaaaaaaacTTCGAGATTTCAGTATCCTATTTGGAAATATACAATGAAAGAATAAGGGACCTTCTAAATCCAGAGACACCATCCAAAAGATTGATCATCAGAGAAGATACCCAGAACCATATAAAAGTGGCAAATTTGTCGTACCACAACCCTACCACAGTGGAAGACGTCATGAATTTAGTCGTCCAGGGGAATATAAACAGAACCACGTCCCCGACGGAGGCCAATGAAGTATCATCGAGGTCACATGCAGTGCTGCAAATTCACATAATGCAGACCAATAAACTAGTAGACTTGACCTCACAGCACACTTTTGCTACACTGTCAGTCATTGATCTTGCTGGAAGCGAGAGAGCCGCTGCCACCAGGAACCGTGGTTTAAGACTGCATGAGGGCGCCAACATTAATAGATCGCTGCTAGCATTGGGTAATTGTATTAACGCGTTATGCCTAAATGATGGCAGCAGAACTTGTCACATCCCATACAGAGATTCCAAGTTGACAAGACTACTGAAGTTTTCACTGGGCGGGAATTGTAAAACGGTGATGATCGTTTGCATATCACCCAGCAGTTCTCATTATGACGAAACGTTGAATACTTTGAAATATGCCAACCGC from Saccharomyces eubayanus strain FM1318 chromosome VII, whole genome shotgun sequence includes:
- the VRG4 gene encoding GDP-mannose transporter — its product is MSDLKTGHAGHNPLASVANSGPISILSYCGSSILMTVTNKFVVNLKDFNLNFVMLFVQSLVCTLTLMILRVLGYAKFRSFNKTDAKNWLPISFLLVLMIYTSSKALQYLAVPIYTIFKNLTIILIAYGEVLFFGGSVTSMELSSFLLMVLSSIVATWGDQQAVAAKAASLTDGTLGAVAAFNPGYFWMFTNCISSALFVLIMRKRIKLTNFKDFDTMFYNNVLALPILLLFSFCVEDWSSANLTNSLTNESVTAMIISGVASVGISYCSGWCVRVTSSTTYSMVGALNKLPIALSGLIFFDAPRNFLSIFSIFLGFLSGIIYAVAKQKKQQAQPLRK
- the SDT1 gene encoding nucleotidase, with amino-acid sequence MTVEYTNSDLATYQNEVNEQIAKNKAHLDSLTHPGSKATFSVDQDNSATLQDPDSKVFFFDIDNCLYKSSTRIHDLMQQSIVRFFQTHLKLAPEDAQVLNNTYYKQYGLAIRGLVMFHKVNALEYNRLVDDSLPLQDILEPDIPLRNMLLRLRQSGKIDKMWLFTNAYKNHALRCVRLLGIADLFDGLTYCDYSRTDTLVCKPHIKAFEKAMKESGLTNYENSWFIDDSGKNIETGIKLGMKQCVHLVENEVNEILGQTPEGAIVIKNILELPDVVPDLF
- a CDS encoding SRP1/TIP1 family protein, producing the protein MVKLTSIAAGVAAIAAGVAAAPATTTLAPSDKRVNLVELGIYVSDIRAHLAQYYLFQAAHPTETYPVEVAQAVFNYGDFTTMLTGIEPAQVTRMITGVPWYSTRLRPAISKALSKDGIYTAVPTKK
- the KIP3 gene encoding tubulin-dependent ATPase KIP3 — encoded protein: MDAPETRQSSIVVAIRVRPFTSTEKTRLVNDAAGTEACFPGLGDSSLILPMSANSDSDIDIDVDEGSTRSRRNSSLRRKVIRPEGIRKIVDCVDDRMLIFDPADRNPLNKVSDQILNSMRSRATKPTASSSINSNSNATNKFASQRRRHGGEIKFVFDKLFDENSSQTRVYKETTSPLLDSVLDGYNSTVFAYGATGCGKTYTVSGTPSQPGIIFLAMEELFNKIDDLKDEKNFEISVSYLEIYNERIRDLLNPETPSKRLIIREDTQNHIKVANLSYHNPTTVEDVMNLVVQGNINRTTSPTEANEVSSRSHAVLQIHIMQTNKLVDLTSQHTFATLSVIDLAGSERAAATRNRGLRLHEGANINRSLLALGNCINALCLNDGSRTCHIPYRDSKLTRLLKFSLGGNCKTVMIVCISPSSSHYDETLNTLKYANRAKEIKTKIIRNQQSLSRHVGSYLKMITEQKRQIEELREREEKMISLKLTKYKLNKEKIQLAINECINRVQQSYSTVETYQVAKILKSLILCKRRFLQMVKLEVDNLVLLFQQDEIVAAEMQPVISNCQMISEQLFNKIHELEIKFDETNALDSVIQQVHSIDLNKLREMEDWDETYDLVYLESCLNQISELQRNEILINSSIMTEKLISDAGLNCRFKFLSKWLMDRTPDIEFIIQDLVHIDEEFELFAKSFIADPSNTFTNTNVNIINTTAAELAVPMETLQQQKFPNKKVKWTSPSPSPSPVPEQQSEQNQEPDQDHDQDQDQDHDQDHDQNATAGEVDVSMQDTTFTEQNPSAQLPPTTAVPRRKMRSSLLTHQSLLATVKK
- the COG1 gene encoding Golgi transport complex subunit COG1, yielding MDEVVPLFRDCHIAQIKDYQLELQSDLVKTNEIFQKNLLKNYNKILNLTDAVNDLSLDLKSIDQDFKSLCFNDEKFQLNKLPPLPHHQTTTHITPVGTEDTASIVPQNILVISNWTISISNFCNRISTSTTPSRIFDDLLLNFHELSLTSVPATFETLIKNKCYQLQKFLVDSMETLNFTLLQWVKLYNLLNTDFTSKWDADILSAFNESLFETLFNENVQALLNSGAKNKKHQYYYSNEQNNDPIVTGFVNSSIFKDHLIRRTVKEINTHLGTLSTLIAKFKESDSYRRLDIFHDDNKDHDDNIESALDEATLKQYIETAISYSKGLTNDETLEIYETVQPTIEILQNLETYKCPQETLVELRTKLITQLQDFKTQIEASLPSSSLARPATIVDDFMTHYNNQNLLRLVTGQINQLTR
- the EDC1 gene encoding Edc1p — protein: MSTDTMYFNSSRLLPSAGKNKTNNLIKHKSRKSRAGENTAKNINNNSFPTDIPPPQTLPNGEKPNFGHSSNKKPSSRPKKHTSSFPSSSSSSSSSSSSSSSSSPSSTSSLGKKNRQYNTDGPRQNNGDETRLLSQNLKNMLLNPIQTPHRPQGIIPMNCSGSAKKFSHSYAGSTFATNGPREAKSLPKPSFL
- the NIF3 gene encoding uncharacterized protein, translating into MSRAITRAQLDKVVRSITKFYPQKYADKSWDNTGLLIDCSTAQATGANANSKAKILLTVDLTKSVAQEAMDTDCNVIIAYHPFIFPSWNRLNPLTNPQHETAIKLIQNGISVYCPHTAVDAARGGVNDWLVKGLNGGEDVSKSYALETVSGENDDLVGYGRFVEFNKDVSLKQVIENVKRALRIPYVQVASAATPSAWGRIMIKKAAVCAGSGSGVFKELREDVDLYYTGEMSHHEVLKLKEMGKTVIVCNHSNTERGFLQDVMQGLLQDDGHNVVVSEHDHDPLTVV
- the MDM34 gene encoding ERMES complex subunit MDM34 produces the protein MSFRFNEEVFGDNSFNERIQEKLSTALNSPSKKKLDILKSGITVQKVNFPTTPQLEILDLDIITQPRSLAKGICKISCKDAMLQIQTVIESNLLLINEQDTPSFTTPRLINNGSFTIPITMTFSAIELEAITNIFVKNPGIGISFNDVDLDFKFDCSIKILQSTIERRLKESMHVVFKDVLPSLIFNTSQNWFTSHGEGTNTVPSKKDHHHQQTTMSRRVILDGSDFQELSPINMLRLSSIVSSRSTLSLHSTVMNSLSAIPGCLERQNLYRFISRMPSLNNYYSSPSSSSPQASNVSPKQLVKPFYCAHNLLPKTVLDSGKYDLPTITKIQSRLFDRSNSNDDNTKPRRRKIKCKKTRSPPNPQPLTQEDRDVGDSTATIETVTPTPASTPVPVVAEQVPPYFKTTVSIRDKYVIPEKISLSSDTKKEPCKKKKPFYFVGLNSQDSRNNSKWGMEESPPPYD